One Sporomusaceae bacterium ACPt DNA window includes the following coding sequences:
- a CDS encoding hypothetical protein (UPF0758 protein YsxA), producing the protein MTADKQLMMKELPKTERPREKMLEKGVHALSNAELLAILLRTGTKNLPVNRLAEQLLAKYQLTGLGGISPQELSKTSGIGLVKAVTVVAGIELGRRLSQKDPGERPVIRSPQDAANLMMGELRYQAKEHFIALLLSTKNHVIARAIISVGSLNASIVHPRELFREAISYSAAAIVLVHNHPSGDPTPSQEDISLTKQLVEAGNLLNISILDHVIIGDGKYVSFKEKGII; encoded by the coding sequence ATGACAGCGGACAAGCAGCTTATGATGAAAGAATTGCCGAAAACTGAACGTCCCCGCGAAAAAATGTTGGAAAAAGGAGTCCATGCTCTCAGTAATGCCGAACTTTTGGCCATCCTGCTGCGTACCGGCACGAAAAATTTGCCGGTAAACCGGCTGGCCGAACAGTTGTTAGCTAAATATCAACTTACCGGTCTTGGTGGCATATCGCCGCAGGAGTTAAGTAAAACATCAGGTATTGGCTTGGTTAAAGCTGTTACTGTAGTTGCCGGTATTGAGTTAGGACGCAGGCTGAGTCAAAAAGATCCGGGCGAACGTCCAGTAATCAGAAGCCCTCAGGATGCAGCTAACTTGATGATGGGTGAGCTAAGGTATCAGGCTAAAGAACATTTTATTGCTTTGCTTTTATCAACGAAAAATCATGTTATTGCCCGGGCAATCATCTCTGTCGGCAGTTTGAATGCTTCTATTGTTCACCCGCGGGAATTATTCCGGGAAGCTATCAGCTACAGCGCTGCGGCAATTGTTTTAGTACATAATCATCCGAGCGGTGATCCCACCCCAAGTCAGGAAGATATCAGTCTAACCAAACAATTAGTAGAAGCTGGAAATTTGCTGAATATTTCAATACTTGACCATGTAATAATCGGTGATGGCAAGTATGTTAGTTTTAAAGAAAAGGGAATAATATAA
- the mrdB gene encoding Peptidoglycan glycosyltransferase MrdB: protein MLNQRLLRNLDFILIGVTALIIVVSLVIIGSATHINGPSEDRYWYVERQGLFALANIAIIFITLNFDYKSLEKVSGYLYVLNLIMLLAVMFIGQSALGAQRWIQIGPISLQPSEFSKLIMIISLAQILDKRTGRLNTFKEIIPIFIYVGIPFLLVLKQPDLGTSLVFIAILFGMIFIAGISTRHLMAIVGAGIAFMPIFWHFLKDYQKKRLTVFIDPNVDPLGSGYHIIQSKIAIGSGMLFGKGLFNGTQSQLNFLPENHTDFIFAVIGEELGFVGATFVLLLYLILLYRGVKIAGAARDNFGTLLATGITSMMAFHVLVNVGMTAGIMPVTGIPLPLMSYGVSSLTTNLVSIGILLNIYMRRQKILF, encoded by the coding sequence ATGCTTAACCAGCGCCTCTTGCGAAATCTGGATTTTATACTTATTGGCGTTACTGCGCTTATCATTGTTGTCAGTCTGGTTATTATCGGCAGCGCTACCCATATCAACGGTCCCAGTGAGGACAGGTATTGGTATGTCGAGCGCCAAGGCCTGTTTGCTTTAGCCAATATTGCAATTATTTTTATCACGCTAAACTTCGATTATAAGTCGCTGGAAAAGGTTTCGGGATATTTGTACGTTCTCAATTTGATTATGTTGCTGGCTGTTATGTTTATCGGCCAGTCGGCGCTTGGGGCGCAGCGCTGGATTCAGATTGGTCCGATAAGCTTACAGCCGTCAGAGTTTTCCAAATTGATTATGATTATTTCTTTGGCGCAGATATTGGATAAGCGTACCGGCCGGCTTAACACATTTAAAGAAATAATCCCGATTTTTATTTATGTCGGCATACCCTTCCTCCTGGTGTTGAAGCAGCCTGACCTTGGGACGTCGCTGGTGTTTATAGCCATATTATTTGGTATGATTTTTATCGCCGGCATCAGCACACGGCATCTGATGGCTATTGTCGGCGCAGGTATAGCTTTTATGCCGATATTCTGGCACTTTTTAAAAGATTATCAGAAAAAGCGCCTAACAGTATTTATCGATCCGAACGTCGATCCTTTGGGGTCAGGCTACCATATAATTCAGTCCAAGATTGCCATTGGATCAGGCATGTTGTTTGGTAAGGGATTGTTTAACGGTACTCAGAGCCAGTTGAACTTCCTGCCGGAGAACCATACCGATTTCATTTTTGCGGTTATCGGGGAAGAATTGGGATTTGTTGGCGCCACATTTGTTTTATTATTGTATCTTATCTTACTTTACCGGGGCGTAAAAATCGCTGGCGCTGCCCGTGACAATTTTGGCACACTGCTGGCAACCGGTATTACTTCCATGATGGCGTTCCACGTGCTTGTTAATGTTGGCATGACAGCAGGCATCATGCCGGTTACAGGCATTCCGCTTCCGCTTATGAGCTATGGTGTCAGTTCGTTAACCACCAATCTGGTTAGTATTGGAATACTGTTAAACATTTATATGCGTCGCCAAAAGATATTGTTTTGA
- the mrdA_2 gene encoding Peptidoglycan D,D-transpeptidase MrdA, protein MLAKRLNGRLEVLSLVIIFIFVTLVSRLGYLQIAEGQYYGRLADGNRIRLIPIMAPRGVFYDRNGVMLVSNRPGFTVSLLPISGPVPDEVIAKLAVILNMNVEEIQAKLSQHTGSFEPVRVKTDVGPDIVTKIEERRAELPGVVIEIQPLRNYVNNELGAHIFGYVGEINDVELEKRKNEGYKAGDIVGKFGLENLYDKEIRGVDGGNQVEVDVTGRPVQVLGKKDPVPGNNLVLTIDYRVQKAAEAAIDEQLTYLQTKTEYTKAKAAAAVVLNPKTGEILAMVSRPTFNPNLFNGGISAKDWKALNENPYHPMDNKAIAGEYPPGSTFKIITGAAALELGKVTPEEKILDTGTHWIIPKGNAMGEALGWINFREALAKSDNVYFYEMGNRLGIDNLEKYARMFGLGAPTGINLPGESDGLVANRRYKEKVYGEDWYLSETFDAAIGQGFQLATPLQMAMVIAEIANGGHRYKPNLVSKITGPNGEVIKTFAPEEIGRVTISDRTLNLIRESLKDVAQEGGTAAAAFQDFPVSIAGKTGTAENPHGQDHGWFVAYAPYEDPRIAVAIIIEQGGFGASSAVPIAKKIMEAAFNINQEPAESAKIYRPHTAL, encoded by the coding sequence ATGCTTGCTAAACGCTTAAACGGCAGACTGGAGGTACTCAGTCTTGTCATAATCTTTATATTTGTTACGTTGGTGAGCCGGCTTGGCTATCTGCAAATAGCCGAAGGACAATATTACGGGCGGCTAGCTGACGGTAACCGCATTAGGCTTATCCCCATAATGGCCCCTCGGGGCGTTTTTTATGATCGGAATGGTGTAATGCTGGTGTCCAATCGCCCGGGCTTTACGGTATCTTTACTGCCGATAAGCGGTCCTGTGCCTGATGAGGTCATTGCCAAACTGGCTGTCATCCTTAATATGAATGTGGAAGAAATTCAAGCCAAGCTATCTCAACATACGGGGTCGTTTGAACCGGTTCGGGTCAAGACTGACGTAGGTCCTGATATCGTTACTAAAATCGAAGAACGGCGGGCTGAACTACCAGGTGTGGTTATTGAAATTCAGCCGCTTAGAAATTATGTTAATAATGAACTTGGCGCTCACATATTTGGCTATGTCGGCGAGATCAATGACGTCGAGTTGGAAAAACGCAAAAACGAAGGCTATAAGGCCGGTGATATTGTCGGAAAATTTGGTTTGGAAAACTTGTATGACAAAGAAATTCGCGGCGTGGACGGCGGCAATCAGGTGGAGGTTGACGTAACTGGCCGGCCAGTACAAGTACTTGGTAAGAAAGATCCCGTGCCGGGGAATAATTTGGTTTTGACCATTGATTACCGGGTGCAAAAAGCTGCAGAAGCGGCTATTGATGAACAACTTACCTATCTTCAGACTAAAACCGAGTACACTAAAGCCAAAGCGGCCGCTGCTGTAGTTTTGAACCCTAAGACCGGAGAAATTCTGGCCATGGTTAGTCGTCCGACGTTTAACCCCAACTTGTTTAACGGCGGCATTTCAGCTAAAGATTGGAAAGCACTTAATGAAAATCCTTACCATCCTATGGATAACAAGGCCATTGCCGGAGAATATCCACCAGGTTCAACTTTCAAGATTATTACCGGAGCGGCGGCGCTAGAACTAGGGAAAGTAACACCTGAAGAAAAAATTCTCGATACTGGTACTCACTGGATTATTCCGAAAGGTAATGCTATGGGGGAAGCATTGGGGTGGATTAACTTTCGTGAAGCGCTGGCTAAATCTGACAACGTTTACTTTTATGAAATGGGTAATCGCTTAGGAATTGACAACCTGGAAAAATATGCCCGTATGTTCGGACTTGGGGCACCAACCGGCATTAACCTGCCGGGTGAGTCTGATGGTTTGGTAGCTAACCGCCGCTATAAAGAAAAAGTTTATGGCGAGGATTGGTACTTATCGGAAACTTTTGACGCTGCTATTGGTCAAGGCTTCCAACTGGCGACGCCGCTGCAAATGGCTATGGTCATTGCCGAGATTGCCAATGGCGGTCATCGTTACAAACCTAATCTGGTAAGCAAAATTACCGGTCCTAATGGCGAAGTAATCAAAACCTTTGCGCCGGAAGAAATAGGCCGGGTTACTATTTCTGACCGTACTTTAAATCTTATCCGCGAATCACTCAAAGATGTAGCGCAAGAAGGTGGTACAGCCGCTGCTGCGTTCCAAGACTTCCCTGTTTCCATAGCCGGTAAAACCGGTACGGCTGAAAACCCGCACGGTCAGGACCATGGTTGGTTTGTGGCCTACGCCCCTTACGAAGATCCGCGAATAGCTGTTGCTATTATCATTGAGCAGGGCGGGTTTGGTGCGTCCTCGGCTGTGCCTATTGCCAAAAAGATTATGGAAGCTGCGTTTAACATTAACCAGGAACCAGCCGAATCAGCTAAAATATATCGCCCTCATACCGCCTTATAG
- the mreB gene encoding Cell shape-determining protein MreB — translation MWNLFGSLSRDMGIDLGTANTLVHVKGRGIVLREPSVVAIQRDTGEVLAVGEEAKQMIGRTPGNIVAIRPLKDGVIADFDVTQAMLKYFIRKAMDSKSFIRPRVVVGVPSGVTEVEKRAVIDATIQAGAREAYLIEEPMAAAIGAGLPVHEPTGNMVVDIGGGTTEVAVISLGGIVTSRSIRIGGDEMDEAIVQYIKRTYNLMIGERTAEEVKIAVGSAMAQKTDEPIDVRGRDLVTGLPKTLTIKGSEVQMALSEPVAGIIEAVKVTLEKTPPELAADIMDRGIVMTGGGSLLRGLDILLNRETGMPVHIAEDALSCVAIGTGGALESIDLLKRVLMSPKKLSYS, via the coding sequence ATGTGGAATTTGTTCGGTTCATTGTCGCGCGACATGGGTATAGATCTTGGTACAGCCAATACTTTGGTGCATGTTAAAGGACGGGGAATTGTTCTCAGGGAGCCGTCAGTAGTAGCGATCCAGCGCGATACAGGGGAAGTGCTGGCTGTAGGTGAAGAAGCCAAGCAGATGATTGGCCGCACACCTGGCAACATTGTGGCTATCAGGCCGCTTAAGGACGGTGTTATTGCTGATTTTGACGTGACTCAGGCCATGCTTAAATATTTTATTAGAAAAGCCATGGACTCTAAATCTTTCATAAGGCCGCGCGTAGTTGTTGGTGTGCCATCAGGAGTTACCGAAGTGGAAAAACGAGCAGTTATCGACGCGACCATCCAAGCCGGGGCCCGCGAAGCGTATTTGATTGAAGAGCCTATGGCGGCGGCAATTGGCGCCGGGCTGCCTGTACATGAACCGACCGGTAATATGGTAGTTGACATCGGCGGCGGCACTACCGAGGTGGCTGTTATTTCACTGGGGGGCATTGTAACTAGCCGTTCTATCCGTATCGGCGGCGACGAAATGGATGAAGCCATTGTTCAATATATTAAGCGCACTTATAATTTAATGATTGGCGAACGAACTGCCGAAGAAGTTAAAATCGCTGTCGGATCGGCCATGGCTCAAAAAACAGATGAACCAATTGACGTACGTGGTCGCGACTTGGTTACTGGCTTGCCGAAAACGCTGACGATCAAAGGCAGTGAGGTACAAATGGCGTTAAGCGAACCGGTGGCAGGCATTATCGAAGCAGTTAAAGTTACCCTGGAAAAAACCCCGCCTGAATTAGCAGCAGATATTATGGACAGAGGTATTGTTATGACCGGCGGCGGTTCGCTTTTGCGGGGCCTTGATATCCTTTTGAATCGAGAAACCGGCATGCCGGTGCATATTGCCGAAGATGCTTTGTCATGTGTTGCTATTGGTACCGGGGGCGCGTTAGAAAGCATTGACCTGTTGAAACGTGTGCTGATGTCTCCGAAAAAATTAAGTTACTCATAA
- the minE gene encoding Cell division topological specificity factor, with protein sequence MFEIIQKLFGKEPQGSKDIAKERLRFVLVHDRVNVSPQFMEIIKDDMIKVISNYMDINESEMEINLTKTNTQVALVANIPVNRMKRSVLPGE encoded by the coding sequence GTGTTTGAAATAATTCAGAAACTGTTCGGTAAAGAGCCGCAAGGTTCAAAAGATATTGCCAAAGAACGGCTGCGTTTTGTCTTGGTGCATGACCGGGTAAATGTATCGCCGCAGTTCATGGAAATTATTAAAGATGATATGATTAAAGTTATTTCAAATTATATGGATATCAATGAATCCGAGATGGAAATAAATTTAACAAAGACCAATACTCAGGTAGCGCTGGTAGCTAATATTCCGGTTAATCGTATGAAACGGAGCGTGCTGCCGGGGGAATAA
- the minC gene encoding Septum site-determining protein MinC codes for MREDVVFKGGKGGLELLINESADFAVILEQLKDKLESAAHFFTGSAGVKVLSGSTIFTGDERRQLINLLADYGLTLHEQSIAQELSSEKTDAGSNEQVGDIPVEYRQEAGGGQTLVVLRMLRGGQKIVFNGSVVIMGDVNPGAEVVASGHITVYGTCRGLAHAGANGDQTATITADKLVAGQLRIAGLIARAPDNQDEPAYRETARIAGDVVIIEPAHNDFSI; via the coding sequence ATGCGGGAGGATGTAGTATTTAAAGGAGGCAAAGGCGGGCTTGAGCTGCTTATCAACGAATCTGCCGATTTTGCCGTGATTTTGGAGCAGCTTAAAGACAAGTTGGAATCTGCCGCGCATTTTTTTACTGGTAGTGCTGGCGTGAAAGTGTTATCCGGTTCCACCATTTTTACTGGTGATGAACGGCGACAGCTTATTAATTTGCTGGCAGACTATGGTCTGACTCTGCACGAGCAGTCAATTGCCCAGGAGCTATCGTCAGAAAAAACGGACGCTGGCTCCAATGAGCAAGTTGGCGACATTCCGGTTGAGTACCGCCAAGAAGCTGGCGGCGGTCAGACGCTGGTTGTATTAAGAATGTTGCGTGGCGGTCAAAAAATAGTATTTAACGGTTCTGTCGTTATTATGGGCGACGTCAATCCCGGTGCCGAGGTGGTTGCCAGTGGGCATATTACCGTTTATGGGACATGCCGGGGACTTGCGCATGCCGGTGCCAACGGTGATCAGACGGCAACTATAACGGCTGATAAGCTGGTTGCAGGTCAGTTAAGAATAGCCGGGCTGATTGCCCGGGCTCCTGATAATCAGGACGAGCCTGCTTATCGGGAAACAGCCCGCATCGCCGGTGATGTAGTTATTATTGAGCCGGCACATAATGATTTTTCAATATGA
- the minD gene encoding Septum site-determining protein MinD — protein sequence MGEVIVITSGKGGVGKTTTTANLGTGFALQGKKVVLVDADIGLRNLDVVMGLENRIVYDLVDVTEGNCRLKQALIRDKRYETLYLLPAAQTRDKNAVTPDQMRQLCQDLAQEFDYVIIDCPAGIEQGFRNAIAGADRAIIVTTPEVSAVRDADRIIGLLESEGKHNPKLIVNRIRPLMVKKGDMMDIDDIIEILAVDLLGIIPEDEYIVISTNRGEPAVANTSALASTAYRNIVRRLMGENVPLMILEPNDSLWNRFKKVLGL from the coding sequence ATGGGTGAGGTCATCGTAATAACGTCCGGTAAAGGCGGCGTAGGCAAAACGACTACCACAGCCAATCTTGGTACCGGTTTTGCTCTTCAGGGTAAAAAAGTCGTATTGGTGGACGCTGATATTGGGCTAAGAAATCTTGACGTAGTAATGGGACTGGAAAATCGAATTGTGTATGACCTAGTTGATGTAACCGAGGGCAACTGTCGCTTAAAGCAGGCTCTTATCCGCGATAAGCGTTATGAAACGCTCTACTTGCTGCCGGCAGCTCAGACTCGGGATAAAAATGCCGTTACCCCTGATCAAATGCGTCAATTATGTCAGGATTTGGCCCAAGAATTTGACTATGTAATCATCGATTGTCCGGCCGGTATTGAACAGGGATTCAGAAACGCTATTGCCGGCGCAGACCGCGCCATAATTGTCACTACCCCGGAAGTGTCGGCAGTGAGGGATGCTGATAGAATTATCGGCCTATTAGAATCAGAAGGCAAGCACAACCCTAAGCTTATCGTCAATCGAATTAGGCCGCTTATGGTTAAAAAGGGTGATATGATGGATATTGATGATATCATTGAGATCCTTGCTGTCGATCTATTGGGAATTATCCCTGAAGATGAGTACATTGTGATTTCTACCAACCGGGGCGAACCGGCGGTTGCCAACACATCGGCCCTGGCCAGTACTGCCTATCGCAATATCGTACGCCGGCTGATGGGCGAAAACGTGCCGCTCATGATCCTTGAGCCCAATGATAGTTTATGGAACCGCTTTAAAAAAGTGCTGGGATTGTAA